Proteins encoded in a region of the Puniceibacterium sp. IMCC21224 genome:
- a CDS encoding urease accessory protein UreE, whose translation MSAPFHTTPAGLIARTYHDHTHSGRVIGRAVLEYEARFLRRKVVTLEDGRSLLADLPHTTSLNHGGALVTETGDEIAIVAAKEPLLEVTGDVLPRIAWHIGNRHTPCQILSDRLLIQRDHVIRDMLQRIGAHVVEVFDTFTPEGGAYGHGRTHGHDHGHSHDHSHGPDDDHTHDHTHDSN comes from the coding sequence ATGAGCGCCCCCTTTCACACAACTCCGGCCGGGCTGATTGCGCGGACCTACCACGACCACACCCATTCCGGACGTGTCATTGGCCGCGCGGTATTGGAGTATGAGGCGCGTTTCCTGCGCCGAAAGGTTGTCACGCTCGAAGACGGGCGCAGCCTGTTGGCGGACCTGCCTCACACCACCTCTTTGAATCACGGCGGTGCCCTGGTGACCGAGACTGGCGATGAGATCGCGATCGTCGCCGCCAAAGAGCCCCTGCTTGAAGTGACTGGTGACGTGCTGCCGCGCATCGCCTGGCATATCGGCAACCGTCATACCCCCTGTCAGATCCTGTCCGACCGTCTGCTGATCCAGCGCGACCACGTGATTCGCGATATGCTGCAACGGATCGGGGCGCATGTCGTGGAGGTGTTTGATACGTTCACACCCGAAGGCGGGGCTTATGGCCACGGGCGCACCCATGGGCACGATCATGGCCACAGTCACGACCACAGTCACGGGCCAGACGATGATCATACGCACGACCACACTCATGACTCAAACTGA
- the ureC gene encoding urease subunit alpha codes for MPATITRADYAAMFGPTTGDRVRLADTELFIEVERDLTTYGEEVKFGGGKVIRDGMGQAQTTRADGAVDTVITNALIVDHSGIYKADVGLRDGRIHKIGKAGNPDTQPCVDIIVGPGTEVIAGEGKILTAGGFDSHIHFICPQQIEDALHSGMTTMLGGGTGPAHGTLATTCTPGAWHIGRMLQAADAFPMNLAFAGKGNASLPGALIEQILGGACSLKLHEDWGTTPGAIDCCLGVADDYDVQVMIHTDTLNESGFVENTVKAMKGRTIHAFHTEGAGGGHAPDIIKICGEEFVLPSSTNPTRPYTVNTLEEHLDMLMVCHHLDKSIPEDVAFAESRIRRETIAAEDILHDMGAFSIIASDSQAMGRVGEVIIRTWQTADKMKKQRGRLAEETGANDNFRVRRYIAKYTINPAIAHGIAHEIGSIEPGKRADLVLWSPAFFGVKPEMVLMGGTIVCAQMGDPNASIPTPQPVYTRPMWGAYGRSVEHSAVTFVSEAALSHDIRGTLGLAKQTIAVRNTRGIGKKDLILNNALPQIDVNPETYEVRADGELLTCEPATELPMAQRYFLF; via the coding sequence ATGCCCGCCACCATCACCCGCGCCGATTATGCCGCCATGTTTGGTCCGACCACCGGCGACCGCGTCCGTCTTGCCGATACTGAACTGTTTATCGAAGTTGAACGCGACCTGACCACCTATGGCGAAGAGGTCAAGTTTGGCGGTGGCAAGGTCATTCGCGACGGCATGGGGCAGGCCCAGACCACCCGCGCGGACGGGGCTGTTGATACGGTGATCACGAATGCGCTGATCGTCGATCATTCAGGCATCTACAAGGCGGATGTCGGCCTGCGTGACGGGCGGATTCACAAGATCGGCAAGGCTGGCAATCCCGACACCCAGCCGTGCGTCGATATCATCGTTGGTCCGGGAACCGAGGTAATCGCGGGCGAGGGTAAGATCCTGACCGCGGGTGGCTTTGATTCACACATCCATTTCATCTGCCCGCAACAGATCGAAGACGCACTGCATTCCGGCATGACCACCATGCTGGGCGGCGGCACTGGCCCGGCGCATGGTACCCTGGCCACCACCTGCACGCCGGGGGCGTGGCACATTGGGCGGATGTTGCAGGCTGCGGATGCCTTTCCGATGAACCTGGCCTTTGCAGGCAAGGGGAACGCGTCGCTGCCCGGGGCGCTGATCGAACAGATCCTCGGCGGTGCCTGTTCGCTGAAACTGCACGAGGATTGGGGAACGACCCCCGGTGCCATCGACTGCTGTCTTGGTGTCGCGGATGATTATGACGTGCAGGTGATGATCCATACCGACACGCTGAACGAATCCGGCTTTGTCGAGAACACGGTCAAGGCGATGAAGGGGCGCACCATCCACGCCTTTCACACCGAAGGTGCGGGGGGCGGTCACGCGCCGGATATCATCAAGATCTGCGGTGAGGAATTTGTTCTGCCATCCTCGACCAATCCAACGCGGCCCTACACCGTGAATACACTCGAAGAGCACCTCGACATGCTCATGGTTTGTCACCACCTCGATAAATCCATCCCCGAGGATGTCGCCTTTGCCGAGAGCCGGATTCGCCGCGAGACGATTGCAGCCGAGGATATCCTGCACGACATGGGCGCGTTTTCGATCATCGCGAGCGATTCTCAGGCCATGGGCCGTGTGGGCGAAGTGATCATCCGCACCTGGCAGACCGCCGACAAGATGAAAAAGCAGCGCGGGCGTCTGGCCGAAGAAACCGGCGCAAACGACAACTTTCGCGTCCGCCGCTATATCGCAAAATACACCATCAACCCGGCCATTGCCCACGGTATTGCGCACGAGATTGGCAGTATCGAGCCCGGAAAACGCGCCGATCTGGTGTTGTGGAGCCCGGCGTTCTTTGGCGTGAAACCGGAAATGGTGCTGATGGGTGGCACAATTGTTTGTGCGCAGATGGGCGATCCCAACGCGTCGATTCCGACGCCGCAGCCGGTCTACACACGGCCGATGTGGGGCGCCTACGGCCGTTCGGTCGAACATTCGGCGGTGACTTTTGTCTCGGAGGCGGCTTTGAGCCATGACATTCGGGGCACGCTGGGACTGGCAAAACAGACGATTGCCGTGCGCAACACCCGCGGCATCGGCAAAAAGGATCTGATCCTGAACAATGCCCTGCCGCAGATCGACGTGAATCCTGAAACTTATGAAGTGCGGGCCGATGGTGAGTTGTTGACTTGTGAACCGGCAACCGAACTGCCGATGGCGCAGCGCTACTTCTTGTTCTAG
- a CDS encoding lysozyme inhibitor LprI family protein codes for MSAASAVGALFGVSASAQDVNCASPTTQYEMTACASIEYEAADADLNAAYKRAMAHAKVMDQGLAADEVTGAVILRDAQRAWIPFRDKACEAESLKARGGSMQSQLFYLCLTRQTRNRTVDLQYFAETY; via the coding sequence TTGAGCGCGGCGTCGGCGGTTGGCGCGCTTTTTGGCGTGTCCGCGTCGGCGCAGGATGTCAATTGTGCCAGTCCGACGACGCAATACGAGATGACCGCCTGTGCCTCGATCGAATACGAAGCGGCGGATGCGGATCTGAACGCGGCCTATAAACGGGCGATGGCCCATGCCAAGGTGATGGATCAGGGGCTGGCTGCGGATGAAGTGACAGGCGCGGTGATCCTGCGCGACGCGCAGCGTGCCTGGATACCGTTTCGCGACAAGGCCTGTGAGGCCGAGAGCCTCAAGGCGCGCGGCGGCAGCATGCAATCACAGCTTTTCTATTTATGCCTGACCCGGCAGACGCGAAACCGGACTGTCGATCTGCAATATTTTGCCGAAACCTACTGA
- a CDS encoding urease subunit beta, translating to MIPGEVFPAAGDLTLNAGRETITLMVANTGDRPVQVGSHYHFGEANAALDFDRAAARGMRLDIAAGTAVRFEPGQRRDVTLVAISGARRIYGFNQDVMGAL from the coding sequence ATGATCCCCGGAGAGGTTTTTCCTGCCGCAGGCGATCTGACGCTGAATGCGGGCCGAGAGACTATCACACTGATGGTTGCCAATACCGGTGATCGCCCGGTGCAGGTCGGCAGCCACTACCATTTTGGCGAGGCGAACGCGGCGCTCGATTTTGATCGCGCGGCGGCGCGGGGGATGCGGCTCGATATTGCGGCCGGTACGGCGGTTCGGTTCGAACCGGGACAGCGCCGTGACGTGACGCTGGTGGCGATTTCCGGCGCGCGGCGGATCTATGGCTTTAATCAGGATGTGATGGGGGCACTTTGA
- a CDS encoding urease subunit gamma yields MQLTPREKDKLLIAMAAEVARRRLARGVKLNYPEAIALITDAVVEGARDGRSVSEMMQAGAQVITRTQCMEGIAEMIPEVQVEATFPDGTKLVTVHNPIR; encoded by the coding sequence ATGCAACTGACCCCACGTGAAAAAGACAAGCTGTTGATCGCCATGGCCGCCGAAGTGGCCCGCCGCAGGCTCGCCCGTGGGGTCAAACTGAACTACCCGGAAGCGATTGCGCTGATCACCGACGCCGTGGTCGAGGGGGCGCGCGACGGGCGGTCCGTGTCCGAAATGATGCAGGCCGGTGCGCAGGTCATCACCCGGACCCAATGCATGGAGGGTATCGCCGAGATGATCCCCGAAGTGCAGGTCGAGGCGACCTTTCCCGATGGCACCAAACTGGTGACCGTCCACAATCCGATCCGATGA
- a CDS encoding urease accessory protein UreD — protein sequence MLADLRQSGSAKLLFPRPSGAALPVIWLNTSGGVTGGDIFDARFEAEAGAVLSLSSQAAERIYRAMPGAPGRIDTTLTAGPGARIDWLPQETILFDSAALDRRLRINMAADASVLACETLIFGREAMGENVTDLRLRDRIDVYTDGALSFADRLRIDGDAAAHLTRGFVADGARACASVVWAAPGAARQISAVRKLLPPNAGASAITDDLLFMRVLAPDSYLLRRSLVPLLRLLSGADLPRSWNL from the coding sequence GTGTTAGCGGACCTGCGGCAATCAGGGTCGGCCAAGCTGCTGTTCCCGCGTCCCAGTGGTGCCGCGCTGCCTGTGATCTGGCTCAACACCTCGGGTGGGGTGACAGGGGGCGATATCTTTGATGCGCGGTTCGAGGCAGAGGCGGGCGCGGTGCTTAGCCTCAGTTCGCAAGCCGCCGAGCGGATATACCGTGCCATGCCCGGTGCGCCGGGGCGGATCGACACCACGCTGACGGCAGGGCCGGGGGCGCGAATTGACTGGCTGCCGCAAGAGACGATCCTGTTCGATAGCGCCGCACTTGATCGTCGCCTTCGTATCAATATGGCGGCGGACGCCTCTGTGCTGGCCTGCGAAACGCTGATCTTTGGCCGCGAGGCGATGGGCGAGAATGTGACCGATTTGCGTCTGCGCGACCGGATCGACGTCTACACCGATGGTGCGCTGAGTTTTGCGGATCGGTTGCGTATCGACGGGGACGCTGCGGCGCATTTGACACGTGGTTTTGTGGCCGATGGTGCGCGGGCCTGCGCGTCGGTCGTTTGGGCGGCGCCCGGTGCCGCACGCCAAATCAGCGCGGTTCGTAAACTGCTGCCACCTAACGCCGGAGCCAGCGCGATCACCGACGATCTGTTATTTATGCGCGTCCTGGCCCCCGATTCATATCTGCTGCGCCGCAGCCTTGTTCCCCTTCTGCGTCTGCTCAGCGGCGCGGACCTACCCCGATCCTGGAATCTTTAG
- the tsaA gene encoding tRNA (N6-threonylcarbamoyladenosine(37)-N6)-methyltransferase TrmO produces MAIRFQDIRPGEMVLDHGLPQDAGLVFIGRIRTPFLTREDCPRQGRSDGPECRIELDRRFAPALTGIERFARIEVLYWLHESRRDLLTQNPRSDGRMHGTFALRSPVRPNPIGTSLVDLVRVDGAALVVRGLDCLDGTPLIDIKPDRCSYSPRAPEKQADQS; encoded by the coding sequence ATGGCGATCCGTTTCCAAGATATCCGACCCGGAGAGATGGTGTTGGATCACGGTCTGCCACAGGATGCGGGGCTGGTGTTTATTGGCCGTATCCGAACGCCGTTCCTGACCCGCGAGGACTGTCCGCGCCAGGGGCGGTCGGATGGCCCGGAATGCCGCATTGAACTGGATCGCCGCTTTGCCCCGGCGCTGACGGGGATCGAACGCTTTGCGCGGATCGAGGTGCTGTATTGGTTGCACGAATCGCGGCGCGATCTGCTGACGCAGAACCCACGATCTGACGGGCGGATGCATGGCACATTTGCGCTGCGTTCTCCGGTGCGGCCAAACCCGATTGGTACGTCGCTGGTGGATCTGGTGCGGGTAGATGGGGCGGCTCTGGTGGTGCGCGGGCTTGATTGTCTGGACGGTACGCCACTGATCGACATCAAGCCCGACCGCTGTTCGTATTCGCCGCGCGCACCGGAAAAGCAGGCGGATCAATCGTGA
- a CDS encoding ABC transporter permease, translating to MQDFGEAVSLALALVLSGDADMWEIVALSLRVSLTATALACAVGLPLGALLAVARFRGRNLALVLVNALMGLPPVVVGLIVYLHLSRAGPLGFLGLLYTPAAMIIAQTILITPIVTALSRQVLEDLHDEYAEQFRSLCLSRWQSVQALLWDGRYALLTVGLAGFGRAVAEVGAVIIVGGNIDHLTRVMTTAIALETSRGDLALALALGLILMILALGVNALVHSVRVSALRQAYA from the coding sequence TTGCAAGACTTCGGAGAGGCTGTCTCACTCGCGCTGGCGCTCGTCCTGTCAGGCGATGCGGATATGTGGGAGATTGTAGCGCTGTCGCTGCGGGTCAGCCTGACAGCGACCGCGCTGGCCTGTGCGGTTGGCCTGCCGCTGGGCGCGTTGCTGGCCGTTGCCAGATTCCGGGGACGCAATCTGGCGCTGGTGCTGGTGAATGCGCTGATGGGTCTGCCGCCGGTGGTGGTCGGGCTAATCGTCTATCTGCATCTGTCGCGGGCCGGACCGCTGGGGTTTCTGGGTCTACTCTATACGCCCGCGGCAATGATCATTGCCCAAACGATCCTGATCACACCGATCGTCACCGCCCTGTCGCGACAGGTGCTTGAGGATCTACATGACGAGTACGCCGAACAGTTCCGCTCGCTTTGCCTCAGCCGGTGGCAGAGCGTGCAGGCGCTGCTATGGGATGGACGCTATGCCCTGCTGACTGTGGGGCTGGCCGGTTTTGGTCGTGCGGTGGCCGAAGTCGGTGCGGTGATCATCGTCGGCGGCAATATCGACCATCTGACCCGAGTGATGACGACAGCGATTGCGCTGGAAACGTCGCGGGGGGATCTGGCGCTGGCGCTGGCGTTGGGGCTGATTTTGATGATCCTTGCGCTTGGGGTGAACGCGCTGGTGCATTCGGTGCGCGTCTCGGCACTCAGGCAGGCCTATGCGTGA
- a CDS encoding ATP-binding cassette domain-containing protein: MGPNGAGKSLLLRLLHGLIVPQSGSVLWDGAPLDSATRARQAMVFQKPVLLRRSVAANVDFVLRARGRRDRAARDALLARVGLSDHAAQPARLLSGGEQQRLALARALAVQPEVLFLDEPTASLDPASALMIEEIARNIRDQGTKLVFITHDIGQARRLADDVVFVARGQAAEHTPARQFFDQPTSEAARAYLAGRLVL; encoded by the coding sequence ATGGGGCCGAATGGCGCAGGCAAAAGCCTGCTGCTGCGCCTGCTGCACGGGTTGATCGTGCCCCAGTCCGGTAGCGTTCTGTGGGATGGCGCGCCGCTTGATTCCGCCACCCGCGCCCGGCAGGCGATGGTGTTTCAAAAGCCGGTGCTGTTGCGCCGCTCGGTTGCGGCCAACGTGGATTTTGTCCTGCGCGCACGCGGGCGGCGCGACCGGGCGGCGCGCGATGCATTGCTGGCGCGGGTCGGCCTGTCGGATCATGCGGCACAACCCGCGCGGTTACTCTCGGGCGGGGAACAGCAGCGCCTTGCGCTGGCGCGCGCGCTCGCCGTCCAGCCTGAAGTTCTGTTTCTGGATGAGCCGACCGCCAGCCTTGACCCGGCCTCGGCGCTAATGATCGAAGAGATTGCCCGCAACATCCGCGATCAGGGCACCAAGCTGGTGTTTATCACCCATGACATCGGTCAGGCGCGCCGATTGGCCGATGACGTGGTCTTTGTCGCGCGGGGTCAGGCCGCAGAACACACCCCGGCACGGCAGTTTTTCGACCAACCCACCTCAGAGGCGGCGCGGGCCTACCTGGCCGGCAGGCTGGTGCTTTGA
- a CDS encoding substrate-binding domain-containing protein encodes MIFGTTKHAAAILALLSTAATAQESILVQSTTSTANSGLYDSLLPQFNEATGITVNVVAVGTGQAIKNAENCDADVLLVHAKASEEAFVKAGFGVSRADLMYNDFIIVGPADDPADVAGTSDAGAALTAIADTGALFASRGDDSGTHKKERALWQAAGIDPTTASGDWYRETGSGMGATLNAAVGMNAYALTDRATWISYENKADFEISVEGDDTLFNQYGVILVDPEHCPSVKVDAGQTFIDWLLADAGQQAIAGYKLNDQQLFFPNAVK; translated from the coding sequence ATGATCTTTGGAACAACGAAACACGCAGCGGCGATTTTGGCGCTGCTAAGTACGGCAGCGACGGCACAAGAGTCGATCCTCGTGCAATCGACCACTTCGACCGCCAATTCCGGTCTCTATGACAGCCTGCTGCCACAGTTCAACGAGGCGACCGGAATCACCGTCAACGTGGTCGCCGTCGGCACTGGGCAGGCGATCAAGAATGCCGAAAATTGCGATGCAGATGTGCTGCTGGTCCACGCCAAAGCATCGGAAGAGGCATTTGTCAAAGCAGGCTTTGGCGTGTCGCGCGCGGATCTGATGTACAACGACTTTATCATCGTCGGACCGGCGGACGATCCGGCTGACGTGGCCGGGACGTCGGATGCCGGGGCAGCGCTGACAGCAATTGCCGACACGGGCGCGCTGTTTGCGTCACGCGGCGATGACAGTGGCACCCACAAGAAAGAGCGCGCGCTGTGGCAGGCAGCAGGCATCGACCCCACCACCGCGTCAGGTGACTGGTACCGTGAAACCGGGTCCGGTATGGGCGCCACACTGAACGCTGCCGTTGGCATGAACGCATATGCCCTGACCGACCGCGCCACCTGGATCAGCTATGAAAACAAGGCGGATTTCGAGATCTCCGTCGAAGGTGATGACACTCTGTTCAACCAATATGGTGTGATCCTTGTCGATCCAGAGCATTGTCCGAGCGTCAAGGTCGACGCGGGCCAGACCTTTATCGACTGGCTGTTGGCCGACGCTGGCCAGCAGGCGATTGCGGGTTACAAACTGAACGATCAGCAATTGTTTTTCCCCAACGCCGTGAAATGA
- a CDS encoding helix-turn-helix transcriptional regulator yields the protein MAETSDQTSPEFLTVRELADLLRIKERKVYDLASTGAVPCSKVTGKLLFPEREVRAWIAQGSSATPGRASPRAAVFVGSHDPLLDWALRQSRCGIATYFDGSFDGLDRFAAGDGMATGLHIPGQGDWNVPIVADRFAGQNAVLISFARRQRGLIIRPDETAISGIADLAGRRFAPRQAESGSHRIFAGLSGQAGLSEDAYTNTIPARSEADAAMAVQTGDADAAFGLQALAQLYGLGFVSLIEERFDLLIDRKAWFEPPMQQLLAFLHDPAFAAHAAGMAGYDIAGIGTVRWNG from the coding sequence ATGGCAGAGACATCCGACCAAACCAGCCCCGAATTCCTCACCGTGCGTGAGTTGGCAGATCTGTTGCGCATCAAAGAGCGCAAGGTTTACGATCTCGCCTCTACCGGGGCAGTTCCCTGCTCCAAAGTCACCGGCAAACTGCTGTTTCCCGAACGCGAGGTGCGCGCCTGGATCGCGCAGGGCAGTTCCGCAACTCCGGGCCGTGCCAGCCCAAGGGCAGCGGTCTTTGTCGGCAGCCATGATCCGCTGCTGGACTGGGCGCTGCGCCAGTCGCGCTGCGGCATCGCCACCTACTTCGACGGCAGCTTCGACGGGCTTGACCGCTTTGCCGCAGGTGACGGCATGGCAACAGGTCTGCATATCCCTGGTCAGGGCGATTGGAATGTCCCCATTGTGGCAGATCGCTTTGCCGGTCAGAACGCTGTGCTGATCAGCTTTGCCAGACGTCAGCGCGGGTTGATCATTCGCCCGGATGAAACCGCGATTAGCGGCATTGCGGATCTGGCCGGGCGCCGTTTTGCGCCGCGCCAGGCCGAGTCCGGATCGCATCGCATTTTTGCCGGACTCAGCGGGCAGGCAGGACTGTCCGAGGATGCCTACACCAACACCATCCCCGCCCGCAGCGAGGCCGACGCCGCCATGGCGGTGCAGACCGGGGACGCCGACGCCGCCTTTGGGTTGCAGGCTTTGGCGCAGCTCTATGGTCTGGGCTTTGTATCGCTGATCGAGGAACGGTTCGATCTGCTGATCGACCGCAAGGCCTGGTTCGAGCCACCGATGCAACAGCTGCTGGCATTCCTGCACGACCCGGCCTTTGCGGCCCACGCGGCGGGAATGGCGGGCTATGACATCGCAGGCATCGGCACCGTGCGCTGGAATGGCTGA
- a CDS encoding citrate lyase subunit alpha: MADTRQSVHARPSRPEYVDKPRRRADASRVLADLDAAFDACGLRDGSTLSFHHHLRNGDAILNMVLDAAARRGLRDLHVAASSIFPVHAPLVAHIRSGVVSDLSTSFISGPVGAAITAGLLPRPVTLTTHGGRAQALASGALRVDAAFVAAPSADPLGNLCGTQGAAAFGAMGYALCDVAHAAHVVAVTDTLAPFPLSPVDIPQERVDHVVVVPSIGDPSGIASGTTRPATDPLRLAIGQSAAAAITASGLLRNGFSFQTGAGGISLAAAAQVGAEMTRRGITGSFASGGITGFHVKMLRGGLFRTLLDVQCFDLAAVQSIRDDPRHQAMSAAAYAAPHPGGAVVDRLDAVILGAAEVDLDFNVNVTTNGAGQIIGGSGGHADTASGARLTVITTQLTGGGYPKIVPKVLHRTTPGHTVDLVVTEAGIAVNPARAELADRLRAAGLPLVPITVLAEQAAATATHRQANRGSGRDVAVSTWRDGSVTDRIQAV; the protein is encoded by the coding sequence ATGGCTGACACCAGACAATCCGTTCACGCGCGCCCATCGCGTCCCGAATATGTCGACAAACCCCGACGCCGCGCGGATGCATCCCGCGTGCTGGCCGATCTCGACGCTGCATTCGATGCCTGCGGCTTGCGAGATGGCAGCACATTGTCGTTCCACCACCATCTGCGCAACGGCGACGCCATCCTGAATATGGTGCTGGATGCGGCAGCGCGGCGTGGATTGCGCGACCTGCATGTCGCAGCTTCGTCGATCTTTCCGGTGCATGCGCCGCTGGTGGCGCACATCCGCTCTGGCGTGGTCAGCGACCTATCAACGAGCTTTATCTCGGGCCCTGTGGGCGCGGCGATCACTGCGGGCCTGCTGCCACGTCCCGTGACCCTGACCACCCACGGGGGCCGGGCACAGGCGCTGGCATCGGGCGCGTTGCGGGTCGATGCGGCATTTGTCGCGGCACCATCCGCCGATCCGCTTGGCAATCTCTGCGGAACCCAGGGCGCGGCGGCCTTTGGCGCAATGGGCTATGCGCTTTGCGATGTGGCCCACGCAGCCCACGTTGTTGCTGTGACCGATACGCTGGCTCCCTTTCCGCTAAGCCCTGTCGATATCCCCCAGGAGCGGGTGGACCATGTGGTGGTCGTTCCCTCAATCGGCGACCCGTCAGGCATCGCATCTGGCACAACCCGGCCAGCAACCGACCCACTGCGCCTGGCCATTGGACAAAGCGCCGCTGCGGCGATTACCGCCAGCGGCCTGCTGCGCAATGGGTTTTCGTTCCAGACCGGGGCCGGGGGCATCTCGCTCGCTGCTGCCGCGCAGGTCGGCGCAGAAATGACGCGGCGCGGTATCACCGGCAGCTTTGCCTCTGGCGGCATCACCGGCTTTCACGTTAAAATGCTGCGCGGGGGCCTGTTTCGCACCCTGCTGGACGTGCAATGCTTTGATCTGGCGGCGGTCCAGTCGATCCGTGACGACCCGAGGCATCAGGCGATGTCGGCCGCCGCCTACGCCGCACCGCATCCGGGCGGCGCTGTGGTAGATCGGCTGGATGCGGTGATCCTCGGCGCGGCCGAGGTTGATCTGGATTTCAACGTCAATGTCACCACCAACGGCGCAGGGCAGATCATCGGCGGATCCGGCGGGCATGCCGATACCGCCTCGGGCGCACGGCTGACTGTGATCACCACGCAACTGACCGGCGGCGGCTACCCCAAGATCGTGCCAAAGGTGCTGCACCGCACGACGCCGGGTCACACCGTCGATCTGGTGGTGACAGAAGCCGGGATTGCCGTGAACCCCGCCCGCGCGGAACTCGCTGATCGCCTGCGCGCCGCCGGCCTGCCTTTGGTTCCGATCACGGTATTGGCTGAGCAGGCTGCCGCCACAGCAACGCACCGTCAGGCGAATCGCGGCAGTGGCCGCGACGTCGCCGTCAGCACATGGCGCGACGGCAGCGTGACCGATCGGATCCAGGCGGTCTAG
- a CDS encoding aminotransferase class IV yields MSQITPTTTHDADDDPRNRDILIYVNGALVPRDQAVVSVYDSGFLLGDGMWEGMRLYNGTWAFFDDHMDRFFDACKTVSLEVGMDRAGILDALTRTAQANGMTTDVHCRLMLTRGVKAKPFQHPSLSRSGPTLVIIMEHSKPVDRLHSTGIRLATVPQVRGLPMAQDAKLNSHSKLNCVIACLQAEQAGADEGLMLDPHGFVNTTNACNFFIVRRGQVWTSTGDYCMAGVTRARVIEICRANDIPVFEKNYSLFEAYGADEAFLTGSFGAQTPVASIDGKSIGTGTRPITARIQTLYKAQIKVDAARQKQTDRS; encoded by the coding sequence ATGTCCCAGATTACTCCGACCACCACCCACGATGCGGACGACGATCCGCGCAACCGCGATATCCTGATCTATGTCAACGGCGCGCTAGTGCCCCGCGATCAGGCTGTGGTTTCAGTCTACGACAGCGGCTTCCTTTTGGGCGACGGCATGTGGGAAGGGATGCGCCTATATAACGGGACATGGGCCTTTTTCGACGACCACATGGATCGCTTCTTTGACGCCTGCAAAACAGTGTCGCTAGAGGTGGGAATGGATCGCGCCGGGATCCTCGACGCGCTGACGCGCACCGCACAGGCCAACGGAATGACCACGGATGTCCACTGCCGCCTGATGCTGACCCGAGGGGTCAAGGCCAAGCCGTTCCAGCACCCATCGCTGTCGCGTTCCGGCCCGACGCTGGTCATTATCATGGAGCATTCCAAACCGGTCGACCGCTTGCACAGCACCGGCATCCGGCTCGCCACCGTGCCGCAAGTGCGCGGCCTGCCGATGGCGCAGGATGCCAAGCTGAACAGCCATTCCAAACTGAACTGCGTGATCGCATGCCTGCAGGCCGAACAGGCCGGCGCGGACGAAGGCTTGATGCTCGACCCGCATGGGTTTGTGAACACCACCAACGCCTGCAACTTCTTCATAGTACGGCGTGGCCAAGTATGGACCTCGACCGGGGACTACTGCATGGCGGGCGTCACCCGCGCCAGGGTCATCGAGATCTGCCGCGCCAACGATATTCCTGTGTTCGAGAAAAACTATTCCCTGTTCGAAGCTTACGGCGCGGACGAGGCCTTTCTCACTGGCAGCTTCGGTGCCCAGACCCCGGTCGCGTCAATCGACGGCAAATCGATCGGCACCGGAACCCGCCCCATCACCGCGCGCATCCAAACGCTTTACAAGGCGCAGATCAAAGTGGACGCTGCCCGCCAGAAACAGACCGACCGATCCTAG